The region ACAGTAATAAAATAACGACTTGTGCGCCAACACTGGGAAACACGGCCAATAACGGCACCGCCACCAGTATGCCGCCTAGGGTGCCTAAGGTGCGCTGCACCAGCCGTTGGCGGGTGGCACTAAAGCTGGGCTGGCAGACAAACAGTATGGTTAATAATATCCAATAACCGCGCGTTAGCTCAAAATAACTGATCACCCCATAGCCGAGGGCAAAACAGGCGCACAAGCGAATGCAGTGGCGAAATAATAATGCGTCTGGGTGCAATAGCGCCTTGAGCTTGGGCCAGAATGCTTGGCGTGGCACTTGTGCCAATTCTACCGGGGCATCGCTAAGCGCCGGCTCTGGCAGTGTGAGGGCTTCGCCGCGCAGCAAGGCTTGATGCAGATGGCCGATATTGCGCCCTAAATAGCGCATTGAGCTGACTAATGAGGGGGAATAATGCTGCTGAAGATGACGGTAATCGATTTGATTTTGTAAGGCGCTTAGCTCCCAGCTGATGCGCTTACTGTGCTGATAACGGGAATGACTCAAAATAGCGTAGCCCAAGGTGGCACAAGACTGGCCAAGCTCAGTTAATAGCACTTGATAGCCTTGTAATACGGGGTCTTGATGTAAGTCGTGATTTAATTGCTGATAAGAATAATGACTGGAAGCGGCGCGCTCGTGCATATCTTGTACTAACAAATACAAGGCTAATAAGCGATTGAGCTCAAGATCTGTGTTGGTGCCTTTAAGCCGGCGATTAAGCATGCGCTTGGTGTGCTCCAGCGCGCTGACTAAACTGATGTTTACTTGCGCTAACTGATGGCGTAATGCTTGATGCTGCTCTTCTGGGCTATCGAAGAAGCGGGCTTTTTCGACTAAATAACGCGATAAAGCAAAGTAGCACTGAGCCAATTGCTCATGCACTTGCTTGTAAGGCCAAAATACCAAGATTAACCAAGACAATAAGCCGTACCAAGCCGCGCCCAGCGTTAATAACAGCGGTTGATACCAAAATGAGGGGCTATCTGCATGACCTTGCATGGCATACAAAGACACCAGCAAAATGCCAAAGCCTAAGGTGCCTTTGGTATTGCCCCACGCGGCCATTAGCATCAACACCAAGGTACCTAATACTAACAGCGGGCCAAATGCCCAAGGGTAGGGGATCAGCAGTGTGACCAAGGTGATGGCGATAAAAAAGCAACACAAGCTGACTAATAGATGCCGCAGTCGGCCTTTAGGATTTTGATCCACCTCACTTAACGCGCCGGCCATCACTCCCAGCACCAACGTCACTGCCGCTGACGTGTGATCTACGCTTAAGCCGACCAGCAAGATACTGGCCATGGCCAACAACACTTTCAGGGCCAAAAAGACGTGGCTGTTAGTGACGAATGATTTAAGTCCGCGTATTAAGGCAGATCGGGAGGGAACGCTAGGCATCTTTTGGTGCAACCCTTATGGTCAAACGTGGTGTGGTAAATGCTCTTAGAGCTAACAAAAAATAGCAGTCGCCTTTGATAATACGTTACTTATCAATCATAAACAGTGATGTGCCTTACGCGTTATACTAATCTGGAAAACTAACTGATCAGATTTCTATGTCTTCTGTAGGGTCGATTTCAATCGACCAAAAACCATAGCACGGCCTAAAGAGGTCGAATACTCTTGCAACGATAGCGACCCCACGTCTGTGGTAGGTTGGTATTTACATTTTTTGTGCTTTTTACTCAGGTAAATATTAGCTATTAAAAGCTGACCTTTGCGCCTCTAGCGCTCAATTTCAAAACTGATCACATACTTACTTAGATTGGTATTACGCCATAAATGGAAGATGTAAACCTTAATCAGGACGGGACAAAGCCATAAAAAAAGCCCCTTGCGGGGCTTTGTCGTTAGCTTACTCTTCGCCGGGTGGCGGCTTAGTCACGGCTGAGACCGATCAGGCTCAGCAAGCTTAAGAAGATATTAAAGATAGAGACATACAAGGTCACGGCGGCCGAGATGTAGTTGCGCTCACCGCCATGAATTATGGCGCTGGTCTGCATCAAGATGGCACCGGATGAGAACAAAATAAACAGTGCACTCAAGGCTTGGCTTAAGGCGGGCAGCTGGAAGAAAATATTAGCCACTATCCCTACCAGCAACACCACAAAACCCGCCATCATCATGCCGCCTAAGAAAGACATGTCTTTCTTAGTGGTTAATACATAAGCGGACAAAGATAAGAAGGTAAGCGCGGTGCCGCCTAAGGCCAACATCACGGTTTCGGTACCACTGCTACTACTGAGGTAGTGATTAATGATGGGACCTATGGTGTAACCCGTAAAAGCGGTAAAGGCGAAAATAAACAATAAGCCTAAGCTGCTATCACGATTTTTTTCGGTTAAGTACATCAGGCCATAAAAGCCGACCAAGGTAATAATCAGTCCTGGGCGGGGCAGGCCGAACATGGCACTGATACCGGCCGCTAAAGAGGCCACTACTAGCGTCATGCCGAGCAGCATATAAGTGTTACGTAGTACCTTATTAGTGGCCAACTCACTTGTTTGAGTGTGGGGTATCGAATTTTGGTAGCGCATAAAAGCTCCTTAAGCTCTAACTGACTTATCGGTATGGTTAGCAGTGTAGACCTAATCTACGGCTGTTAAACAAAACCCATAATTATAAAAAAACATGAAAAAAGATATGTAATAAAACCATGAAAGTATATTACTCTATTTGGACATAAGACGAGCGGCTTGTCGAGCCTTCTATATGAACGTTTGATACTGCATTGGCTGCGTACGCAGCAATTTGCGTGCTTTATGCGCACTTACTAATAAATTGTGATTTAGTGGTTTACAAGCGCCGTCTGCTTTGAGTAATATGCACGGCGTCGGAGGGGTGGCAGAGTGGTTGAATGCACCGGTCTTGAAAACCGGCATGGGTTTATAGCCCATCCAGGGTTCAAATCCCTGCTCCTCCGCCATACAACTTAAAAGCCCGCTGCGTTAACACGCAGCGGGCTTTTTGCATTAATAGGTTTTTGAATTTTCTAATTTCAATCGACCCTTTTAGAGACTTAAGCATGGATATACTGCTCAGCACACCGGATTATGTGGTGATCAATAAACCCGCCGGCATTGGCATGCACCAAGAAGCGGATGAGCCCGGTATAGTGCGCTTGCTGAGCGAACAATTGGGTGAGGCTGTGTATCCCGTGCATCGCCTAGATAAAGTCACCACTGGCGTGTTATTGCTGGCGCGCCAACCCCAAGCCAATCGAGAGCTCAGCTTGCAGTTTGCCGAGCGTAAGGTTGGCAAGTGTTACTTGGCGCTCTCGGCGAGTAAGCCCAGTAAAAAGCAGGGCCTGATCAAAGGCGACATGGAAAAAGCCCGCGGTGGCAGCTGGAAGCTCAGCCGTAGCCTGCTTAATCCGGCCATTACTCGTTTTAATAGCTGTTTATTAGGCGATGCTTTGTTGGGTGATCGTTTATTGGCCACTCCCTTGCGCGGTTTCTTACTGCAACCCCTCACCGGTAAGACTCATCAATTGCGCGTGGCACTTAAAAGCCAAGCCAGTCCGATATTAGGCGATGCCCGCTATGGTGGCATGGCCTCTGACCGTGTTTATTTGCATGCTTGGCAGCTACGTTTTAGTTATCAAGGTGAGCAAATCTGCGTACGTGCCCCTTTAAACGTTGGCGAGCATTTTTTGCGCCACGCAGATCAATTAACCCAATGGGCAGAAAGTATGCTCGATACTCCCCGCCCTAGCAGCACTCCCAGCCCTACGATTGCCGCCTAATACTGCTCGCCATCTTTAAGCTAATAGAAACGGCTCAGTCTATGTTTGTTGATGGGCTTACTTATATAGTTATGCGAGGAGAGTAGGGCATGCAGTACTGGATAATGGGTGCGGGTGGTATTGGATGTGCGCTAACCGAAGCGCTTGCAGCGCGGGGCGATGATGTGCTGCTGCTTAGCCGCACGCGGCCCAAGTTGTCGGATTTGGCTTGGCCACAAACGAAGTGGCACGCGGTAGATAATACTAACGCCAGCGCCTTGGCGGAGATCTGCAATCAATATCCTTTGCCCGATACGGTGATCAATACGTTAGGCATGCTGCAGCAAGCAGACCAAACGCCGGAAAAACGCCTCGAGCAAGTGACTGAAACCGCATTCAATAACAGCCTACACATTAATACTTGGCCTACGCTGGCCATGGCGCAATACCTTTCCACGCGTTTAACCCGTACCCATGCGCTGCACTTTGCTGCCTTATCAGCACGGGTGGGCAGTATCAGTGATAATCGTGCCGGCGGATGGTATAGCTATCGCATCAGTAAGGCGGCGCTGAACATGGCCATTAAAACCATCAGCATCGAGTGGCAACGCCGTTTCCCTCACGCTTATATAGTGGGATTGCATCCGGGTACGGTCGCCACCGAGTTATCCGCTCCGTTCAGAGCAGGCTTGAGCGAGGGGCAATTGCACACACCTTTGCAGGCGGCGGCACATTTACTGCAGGTGTTAGATGGCTTAACGGCTGAACAGTCGGGGCGAATATGGGCGTGGGATGGCCAAGAAGTGCTGCCTTAAACAGTACGTCATGGCGAATAAAGATTAAAGAATTTTTGCCACGGAAGAACACGGAACGCACGGAAAAATAGAGATAAGAGCGAAAAAGTTTTGATCGGTGAGTGTAAGGCAATATCGACCTCAGTCGTGATCCTGGCTAAAACCTAATCGGCACGGTTTGATACCGGCCTTAAATTTTTCGACTCAGGCCACCAAATAACGGGGTGGGCTATAACTCTAATATATGTCCAAGGCCGAGTTAACGATACCTTATTACCCACAAAGCTCAGCTATGTTTCAGTAAATTCAGCATCAATGAATTCAATAGGTTACAGAGAGGTGCCGCATCTTCGGCAAGAATATGAGGCTCAGTTTGGTATTTTGACCTTGTAGGGGCCCGTCTCTTCGGCGAAGAGGACTTCGGCCCGGTCTGGTGTTTTGGTTTAAATCTAAACCTCAGTAACAGCCAGCAGAGCTGGCCTGCCGAAGTCCTCTTTATTAAAGAGACGGGGCAGCTACGAAGAACAAACCGAAACAGGGTGCATTATGGCTGAGGTTCATACGTAATCAGGTAACGATATAACTTTCAAAAAAGGCGCAACACCCAAAACTGTGGGTGTTGCGCCTTTTTTAACTTAAGGTCGTTAGTGCCTAATGACTAACTTAATCAGGCTTAACGCTTAACGGCGAACCATTAGTCTTTAAACATATGACCCAGCTTGCCGGCCTTAGTATCTAAATAGTGCTCATTGAAGGGGTTGCGACCTTCTTCTAATGGCACGCGCTCGGTAACCTCAATGCCAAAGCTTTCCAGCGCGGTGACTTTGCGCGGATTATTGGTCATTAATTGCATCTGTTTAACACCTAAATCGTGCAGCATGTCGGCACAAATGGTGTAGTCACGCATGTCCGCGTCAAAGCCAAGCTCAACGTTGGCTTCTACGGTGTCTTTACCTTGGTCTTGCAGATTATAGGCGCTGATTTTATTGAGTAAACCAATACCGCGGCCTTCTTGGCGTACATATAGCAGTACACCACGGCCTTCTTTAGCAATGCGCTCCATGGCAGCTTGCAGCTGAAAGCCACAGTCGCAACGCAGGCTAAACAGCGCATCACCGGTTAAGCATTCTGAATGAATGCGACCCAATACCGGCAGGTTGTCGTCTAGGGTCCCCATAACGAGGGCGGCATGATCTTTACCTGTGCCTTTTTCTTCAAAACCGATCAGGGTAAAGGTGCCCCAGCGGGTCGGCAGCTTTGAGTTTGCCATCCGGGTAACACTGCTCATGGCGTTCCTCTTTAGTTATTAAGATGAAGTTAGTTATCAAGTAACAAAAAAATGGCGTTCATTGTAAAGCGGAAGTGCAGACAGGTATAGGCGCAATGTAGGGCAAGTGCTTGAGCGTATAGATTTTGTGCGGTAAAAAATGGTAATTGCTGCATTTTAACTATCGATTTAGGTATACTGCCGCCCATATAGCACCAGATTAAACGCGTGCTCAAGCCGATGATTTACTGGAGAAAGCCATGACAGAACAAGCACCCGTCATTACCGTGGATGGCCCCGGAGGGGCGGGTAAAGGCACGCTTTGCCAATTGCTGGCTGAAAAAATGCAATGGCAACTGCTCGACTCGGGCGCCATTTATCGGGTGTTGGCATTGGCTGCCCTGCACCATAATGTGGCGCTTGAGGATGAAGCGGGATTAGTACCGCTTGCGGCCTACTTAGATGTGCAATTTCCGGTGTTAGATGGTCATGTAAAAACGATTTTAGAAGGCGAGGACGTGTCTCATGCGATCCGCACCGAACAAATGGGCAGCGCGGCCAGCAAAGTAGCGGCTTTTCCTCGCGTACGTGAGGCTTTACTGCGCCGTCAGCGTGCTTTTCGGGTGGCGCCTGGCTTGATTGCCGATGGCCGAGACATGGGCACTGTGGTTTTTCCTGATGCACAGGTGAAAATTTTTCTTGATGCCAGCGCCGAAGAAAGGGCCCAACGCCGTCTTCTACAGTTGCAAGATAAGGGCTTTGATGTTAGTTTTGACCGTCTTTTAAGCGAAATTCAAGCGCGTGACGATCGAGACCGTAATCGGGCCACTGCGCCTTTGAAAGCGGCAGATGATGCCTTAGTGATTGATTCAACAAATTTATCTATCACGCAAGTGCTGGATAAAGTGCTGAGTCATACTAAAGTTAATATCGTAGGTCTTCAGGTAACGGATTAAACCGTATCGGTTTACTCGCTTAAAATAGATTTGAAAACAATACGTTAAGTCAAGATGGTCTTGACTCTGCCCGTGCCAAGGATGGAACGGGTCTATGCTAATCACCCCTAAGGTGCGGGATTGCCCTTTGGATGTTCAACCTAAAAAGTGTATTCATTAAATATGATTGAATCTTTTGCTCAACTCTTTGAAGAGTCTCTGAAAGAATTGGAAACCCGTCCGGGTTCCATTGTTAAAGGTACTGTAATTGCTATCGAGAACGGTATCGTTCTGGTAGATGCAGGCCTGAAGTCTGAATCCGCTATCCCTGTAGATCAGTTCAAAAACGCTCAGGGCGAGTTGGAAGTCAGCGTTGGTGACGTCGTAGACGTAGCACTGGACGCGGTAGAAGACGGTTTCGGTGAGACTCTGCTTTCCCGCGAAAAGGCAAAACGCCACGAATCTTGGATCCAATTGGAAAAAGCCTACGAAGATCAGGAAACCGTTATCGGTGTGATCAACGGCAAGGTAAAAGGTGGTTTCACCGTAGAAGTGAACACTATCCGTGCTTTCCTGCCAGGTTCATTGGTTGACGTACGTCCAGTACGCGATACCTTGCATTTGGAAGGTAAAGAGCTTGAGTTCAAAGTCATCAAGTTGGATCAAAAGCGCAACAACGTAGTTGTTTCTCGTCGTGCTGTTATCGAAACTGAAAACAGTGTTGAACGTGAGCAGTTGCTTGAGAACCTGCAAGAAGGTCAAGAAGTTAAGGGTATCGTTAAGAACCTGACCGATTACGGTGCTTTCGTTGACTTGGGTGGCGTAGATGGTCTGCTGCACATCACTGATATGGCTTGGAAGCGCGTTAAGCACCCAAGCGAGATCGTGAACGTGGGTGACGAAATCAACGTTAAAGTATTGAAGTTCGACCGTGAGCGCACTCGTGTGTCTCTGGGCCTGAAGCAGTTAGGTGCCGATCCTTGGGTTGATATCGCTAACCGTTACCCAGAAAGCACTCGTCTGTCTGGCCGTGTAACTAACCTGACTGACTACGGCTGCTTCGTGGAAATCGAAGAAGGCGTTGAAGGCCTGGTACACGTGTCTGAAATGGACTGGACCAACAAGAACATCCACCCATCTAAAGTGGTTTCTGTTGGCGACAGCGTAGACGTGATGGTGTTGGATATCGACGAAGAACGTCGTCGTATCTCTCTGGGTCTGAAGCAGTGCAAATCTAACCCATGGCAGCTGTTTGCGGAAACCCACAACAAGGGTGACCGTGTTTCCGGTAAGATCAAGTCAATCACTGACTTCGGTATCTTCATCGGTCTGGACGGCGGCATCGACGGTCTGGTTCACTTGTCAGACATCTCTTGGAGCGCCGGCGAAGAAGCCGTTCGTGAATTCAAGAAAGGCGACGAAATTGACGCCGTGGTTCTGCAAGTTGATCCAGAGCGCGAGCGCATCAGCCTGGGCGTGAAGCAAATCGACGAAGACCCATTTAACAAGTACTTAGCTGATGTTAAGAAAGGTGCTATCGTTAAGGGTACTATCACCGCCGTTGATGCTAAAGGCGCAGTAGTAGAGATGGAAGAAGGCGTGGAAGGTTATGTCCGCGTTGCTGATATCTCTCGCGACCGTATCGAAGACGCATCTACTGTATTAACAGTGGGTGAAGAAATCGAAGCACGCTTTATGGGTGTGGATCGCAAGAACCGTACTTTAAGCTTGTCTATCCGTGCGAAAGACGAAGCTGAAGATAAAGTCGTTCTGGATAACATTAACCAACAACAGCCAGAAGATGTTGGTTTAAGTGCAATGGCTGAAGCCTTCAAGGCAGCCAAAGGCGAATAAGCCTATCCGAATGTAAAAGGGGGCCTTCGCGGCCCCTTTTTGTTGTGTGCTGATCAGGAGAACAGAGAATGACTAAATCCGATCTTATTGAAAGACTGTCTGAGCAATACAGCCATCTTGCTGCTAAAGACGTAGAAAGCGCCATTAAAGAAATTCTTGAACAAATGTCTGCCAGCCTTGAGGGCGGGGATCGCATTGAAATCCGTGGCTTTGGTAGTTTTTCATTACATTACCGAGCACCGCGCCAAGGCCGTAATCCTAAAACCGGCGAAAAGGTGGAGTTAAC is a window of Oceanisphaera sp. IT1-181 DNA encoding:
- the yccS gene encoding YccS family putative transporter encodes the protein MPSVPSRSALIRGLKSFVTNSHVFLALKVLLAMASILLVGLSVDHTSAAVTLVLGVMAGALSEVDQNPKGRLRHLLVSLCCFFIAITLVTLLIPYPWAFGPLLVLGTLVLMLMAAWGNTKGTLGFGILLVSLYAMQGHADSPSFWYQPLLLTLGAAWYGLLSWLILVFWPYKQVHEQLAQCYFALSRYLVEKARFFDSPEEQHQALRHQLAQVNISLVSALEHTKRMLNRRLKGTNTDLELNRLLALYLLVQDMHERAASSHYSYQQLNHDLHQDPVLQGYQVLLTELGQSCATLGYAILSHSRYQHSKRISWELSALQNQIDYRHLQQHYSPSLVSSMRYLGRNIGHLHQALLRGEALTLPEPALSDAPVELAQVPRQAFWPKLKALLHPDALLFRHCIRLCACFALGYGVISYFELTRGYWILLTILFVCQPSFSATRQRLVQRTLGTLGGILVAVPLLAVFPSVGAQVVILLLCAFVFFTQTKVHYSWAVGFVTLFVLLAFNLQGGASQLVWQPRLFDTLLGCALAFVAVWCIWPDWQQRHLPRLMAEAMDANADYLAAIAKQFTEGRVDHLDYRLPRKHAHLADNQLALAWQHIRVEPVAKYWLNVCFDIAYRNHALLSYLSALGANRSQNVQLLADQEQQIHYLVQQLHASARALRCNVPLPLPQHLSGESAKCTELPLAASSTAAVCADTPATAQQEWQCVSQQLITHIGLLVDDLYQLAENFPHTHSDTAAPDVRVR
- a CDS encoding Bax inhibitor-1/YccA family protein, translating into MRYQNSIPHTQTSELATNKVLRNTYMLLGMTLVVASLAAGISAMFGLPRPGLIITLVGFYGLMYLTEKNRDSSLGLLFIFAFTAFTGYTIGPIINHYLSSSSGTETVMLALGGTALTFLSLSAYVLTTKKDMSFLGGMMMAGFVVLLVGIVANIFFQLPALSQALSALFILFSSGAILMQTSAIIHGGERNYISAAVTLYVSIFNIFLSLLSLIGLSRD
- a CDS encoding TIGR01621 family pseudouridine synthase; translated protein: MDILLSTPDYVVINKPAGIGMHQEADEPGIVRLLSEQLGEAVYPVHRLDKVTTGVLLLARQPQANRELSLQFAERKVGKCYLALSASKPSKKQGLIKGDMEKARGGSWKLSRSLLNPAITRFNSCLLGDALLGDRLLATPLRGFLLQPLTGKTHQLRVALKSQASPILGDARYGGMASDRVYLHAWQLRFSYQGEQICVRAPLNVGEHFLRHADQLTQWAESMLDTPRPSSTPSPTIAA
- a CDS encoding SDR family NAD(P)-dependent oxidoreductase encodes the protein MQYWIMGAGGIGCALTEALAARGDDVLLLSRTRPKLSDLAWPQTKWHAVDNTNASALAEICNQYPLPDTVINTLGMLQQADQTPEKRLEQVTETAFNNSLHINTWPTLAMAQYLSTRLTRTHALHFAALSARVGSISDNRAGGWYSYRISKAALNMAIKTISIEWQRRFPHAYIVGLHPGTVATELSAPFRAGLSEGQLHTPLQAAAHLLQVLDGLTAEQSGRIWAWDGQEVLP
- the ribA gene encoding GTP cyclohydrolase II, with translation MSSVTRMANSKLPTRWGTFTLIGFEEKGTGKDHAALVMGTLDDNLPVLGRIHSECLTGDALFSLRCDCGFQLQAAMERIAKEGRGVLLYVRQEGRGIGLLNKISAYNLQDQGKDTVEANVELGFDADMRDYTICADMLHDLGVKQMQLMTNNPRKVTALESFGIEVTERVPLEEGRNPFNEHYLDTKAGKLGHMFKD
- the cmk gene encoding (d)CMP kinase, which translates into the protein MTEQAPVITVDGPGGAGKGTLCQLLAEKMQWQLLDSGAIYRVLALAALHHNVALEDEAGLVPLAAYLDVQFPVLDGHVKTILEGEDVSHAIRTEQMGSAASKVAAFPRVREALLRRQRAFRVAPGLIADGRDMGTVVFPDAQVKIFLDASAEERAQRRLLQLQDKGFDVSFDRLLSEIQARDDRDRNRATAPLKAADDALVIDSTNLSITQVLDKVLSHTKVNIVGLQVTD
- the rpsA gene encoding 30S ribosomal protein S1, coding for MIESFAQLFEESLKELETRPGSIVKGTVIAIENGIVLVDAGLKSESAIPVDQFKNAQGELEVSVGDVVDVALDAVEDGFGETLLSREKAKRHESWIQLEKAYEDQETVIGVINGKVKGGFTVEVNTIRAFLPGSLVDVRPVRDTLHLEGKELEFKVIKLDQKRNNVVVSRRAVIETENSVEREQLLENLQEGQEVKGIVKNLTDYGAFVDLGGVDGLLHITDMAWKRVKHPSEIVNVGDEINVKVLKFDRERTRVSLGLKQLGADPWVDIANRYPESTRLSGRVTNLTDYGCFVEIEEGVEGLVHVSEMDWTNKNIHPSKVVSVGDSVDVMVLDIDEERRRISLGLKQCKSNPWQLFAETHNKGDRVSGKIKSITDFGIFIGLDGGIDGLVHLSDISWSAGEEAVREFKKGDEIDAVVLQVDPERERISLGVKQIDEDPFNKYLADVKKGAIVKGTITAVDAKGAVVEMEEGVEGYVRVADISRDRIEDASTVLTVGEEIEARFMGVDRKNRTLSLSIRAKDEAEDKVVLDNINQQQPEDVGLSAMAEAFKAAKGE
- the ihfB gene encoding integration host factor subunit beta encodes the protein MTKSDLIERLSEQYSHLAAKDVESAIKEILEQMSASLEGGDRIEIRGFGSFSLHYRAPRQGRNPKTGEKVELTGKHVPHFKPGKELRERVNPS